The following proteins come from a genomic window of Gossypium raimondii isolate GPD5lz chromosome 5, ASM2569854v1, whole genome shotgun sequence:
- the LOC105770811 gene encoding phosphoglycerate mutase-like protein 1 isoform X3 has product MDTIAASPHKILHLVRHAEGVHNLESDKSRDPLTSFEFLDAQLSSLGRQQVVAERKHVRETGLLDEVEVVIVSPMTRTLETAVGIFGGKEQADALDVSSCQDSNVNSNETSAIFNSRPRIVAYELCRERMIENEDDVLWKSDERESYDEIQARTIKFLKWLWERKEQKIAVVSHGIFLQKAMIELVKNNNFYRLPLRGHPIKLERKNWYPLMDDEYTRSRFKNCEIRSIAILHESMMESDAMISKQQYCGRIGKEMLQIRDSSNDKMAVEELEVTI; this is encoded by the exons ATGGATACAATTGCAGCATCTCCTCATAAAATTCTTCATCTG GTGAGGCATGCAGAAGGAGTGCATAATCTAGAATCAGACAAGAGTCGTGACCCGCTAACATCATTCGAGTTTTTGGATGCTCAACTCTCCTCTCTGGGCCGGCAGCAG GTTGTTGCTGAGAGGAAACATGTTCGTGAAACTGGACTGCTCGATGAGGTTGAAGTTGTCATTGTTTCCCCTATGACAAG AACATTGGAAACGGCAGTGGGGATATTTGGTGGTAAAGAGCAAGCGGATGCATTAGACGTCAGCTCATGCCAGGATTCAAATGTAAATAGCAATGAAACATCTGCGATTTTCAATAGTCGGCCACGAATTGTAGCATATGAGCTTTGTCGAGAacgaatg ATTGAAAATGAAGATGATGTTTTGTGGAAATCAGATGAAAGAGAAAGCTACGACGAAATCCAAGCTAGGACAATTAAGTTCCTCAAATG GTTATGGGAGAGGAAAGAACAGAAGATAGCAGTGGTGAGCCATGGTATATTTTTGCAAAAAGCGATGATCGAACTTGTTAAGAATAACAATTTTTACCGCTTACCACTTCGAGGACATCCGATTAAATTAGAACGAAAAAATTGGTACCCTTTAATGGATGATGAGTATACACGCAGCCG CtttaaaaattgtgaaattcgTTCAATCGCCATTTTGCATGAAAG CATGATGGAATCAGATGCGATGATCAGTAAGCAGCAATATTGTGGAAGAATTGGAAAAGAAATGCTCCAAATTAGGGATTCTAGCAACGACAAAATGGCAGTGGAGGAACTGGAAGTCACCATTTAA
- the LOC105770811 gene encoding phosphoglycerate mutase-like protein isoform X1 — MDTIAASPHKILHLVRHAEGVHNLESDKSRDPLTSFEFLDAQLSSLGRQQVVAERKHVRETGLLDEVEVVIVSPMTRTLETAVGIFGGKEQADALDVSSCQDSNVNSNETSAIFNSRPRIVAYELCRERMGILECDKRASISQYRSHFPTVDFSLIENEDDVLWKSDERESYDEIQARTIKFLKWLWERKEQKIAVVSHGIFLQKAMIELVKNNNFYRLPLRGHPIKLERKNWYPLMDDEYTRSRFKNCEIRSIAILHESMMESDAMISKQQYCGRIGKEMLQIRDSSNDKMAVEELEVTI, encoded by the exons ATGGATACAATTGCAGCATCTCCTCATAAAATTCTTCATCTG GTGAGGCATGCAGAAGGAGTGCATAATCTAGAATCAGACAAGAGTCGTGACCCGCTAACATCATTCGAGTTTTTGGATGCTCAACTCTCCTCTCTGGGCCGGCAGCAG GTTGTTGCTGAGAGGAAACATGTTCGTGAAACTGGACTGCTCGATGAGGTTGAAGTTGTCATTGTTTCCCCTATGACAAG AACATTGGAAACGGCAGTGGGGATATTTGGTGGTAAAGAGCAAGCGGATGCATTAGACGTCAGCTCATGCCAGGATTCAAATGTAAATAGCAATGAAACATCTGCGATTTTCAATAGTCGGCCACGAATTGTAGCATATGAGCTTTGTCGAGAacgaatg GGAATATTAGAATGTGACAAGAGAGCAAGTATTAGTCAGTATCGGTCTCATTTCCCTACAGTTGATTTTTCATTG ATTGAAAATGAAGATGATGTTTTGTGGAAATCAGATGAAAGAGAAAGCTACGACGAAATCCAAGCTAGGACAATTAAGTTCCTCAAATG GTTATGGGAGAGGAAAGAACAGAAGATAGCAGTGGTGAGCCATGGTATATTTTTGCAAAAAGCGATGATCGAACTTGTTAAGAATAACAATTTTTACCGCTTACCACTTCGAGGACATCCGATTAAATTAGAACGAAAAAATTGGTACCCTTTAATGGATGATGAGTATACACGCAGCCG CtttaaaaattgtgaaattcgTTCAATCGCCATTTTGCATGAAAG CATGATGGAATCAGATGCGATGATCAGTAAGCAGCAATATTGTGGAAGAATTGGAAAAGAAATGCTCCAAATTAGGGATTCTAGCAACGACAAAATGGCAGTGGAGGAACTGGAAGTCACCATTTAA
- the LOC105770896 gene encoding phosphoglycerate mutase-like protein codes for MDATISPGLYPLHRCKTLHLVRHAQGVHNVAGEIDHAAYSSEEYFDAHLTPLGWQQVDHLRNHVHETGLSKKVDLVIVSPLLRTMQTAVGVFGGEGYKDGIEVPPLMVANAGQSDRPEISSLNCPPFVAVELCREHLGVHPCDRRRSINEYRSLFPAIDFSLIENDDDVLWKADTREKNEEVAARGLKFLSWLWTRKEKEIAIVTHSGFLYHTLSAFGSDCHPSVKDEICKHFANCELRSVVIIDRSMMGSDPATTNYPGKIPSGLDLPSDVADEKLPDEGKVN; via the exons ATGGATGCAACGATCAGTCCTGGATTATACCCTTTGCACCGTTGTAAAACTCTCCATCTG GTGAGGCATGCTCAGGGGGTTCATAATGTAGCAGGGGAAATAGATCATGCTGCTTATTCATCTGAAGAATATTTCGATGCCCATCTCACTCCTCTGGGCTGGCAACAG GTTGATCATCTGCGCAACCATGTTCATGAAACTGGGCTTTCTAAGAAAGTGGATTTGGTCATTGTTTCCCCTTTGCTCAG GACCATGCAAACTGCAGTGGGAGTCTTTGGTGGTGAGGGGTATAAGGATGGGATAGAAGTTCCTCCACTAATGGTGGCAAATGCAGGGCAAAGTGACCGTCCTGAGATTTCAAGCTTGAATTGCCCACCATTTGTAGCTGTTGAACTTTGTCGAGAACATTTG GGAGTCCATCCATGTGATAGAAGAAGAAGCATCAACGAGTATCGGTCTCTCTTTCCCGCAATTGATTTTTCTCTG ATCGAAAATGACGATGACGTTTTATGGAAAGCTGACACCAGAGAAAAGAACGAAGAGGTTGCAGCCAGAGGACTGAAGTTTCTCAGCTG GTTGTGGACGCGTAAGGAGAAGGAAATTGCAATTGTTACGCACAGCGGATTCTTGTACCATACGTTAAGTGCTTTTGGTAGTGATTGTCATCCATCGGTGAAAGACGAAATATGCAAACA CTTCGCGAATTGTGAGCTCCGGTCCGTAGTTATTATCGATAGAAG TATGATGGGATCAGATCCAGCAACCACGAACTATCCTGGAAAAATCCCTAGTGGCCTTGATCTTCCAAGTGATGTTGCTGATGAGAAGCTTCCGGATGAAGGAAAAGTGAAttag
- the LOC105770811 gene encoding phosphoglycerate mutase-like protein isoform X2: protein MDTIAASPHKILHLVRHAEGVHNLESDKSRDPLTSFEFLDAQLSSLGRQQVVAERKHVRETGLLDEVEVVIVSPMTRTLETAVGIFGGKEQADALDVSSCQDSNVNSNETSAIFNSRPRIVAYELCRERMGILECDKRASISQYRSHFPTVDFSLIENEDDVLWKSDERESYDEIQARTIKFLKWLWERKEQKIAVVSHGIFLQKAMIELVKNNNFYRLPLRGHPIKLERKNWYPLMDDEYTRSRMMESDAMISKQQYCGRIGKEMLQIRDSSNDKMAVEELEVTI from the exons ATGGATACAATTGCAGCATCTCCTCATAAAATTCTTCATCTG GTGAGGCATGCAGAAGGAGTGCATAATCTAGAATCAGACAAGAGTCGTGACCCGCTAACATCATTCGAGTTTTTGGATGCTCAACTCTCCTCTCTGGGCCGGCAGCAG GTTGTTGCTGAGAGGAAACATGTTCGTGAAACTGGACTGCTCGATGAGGTTGAAGTTGTCATTGTTTCCCCTATGACAAG AACATTGGAAACGGCAGTGGGGATATTTGGTGGTAAAGAGCAAGCGGATGCATTAGACGTCAGCTCATGCCAGGATTCAAATGTAAATAGCAATGAAACATCTGCGATTTTCAATAGTCGGCCACGAATTGTAGCATATGAGCTTTGTCGAGAacgaatg GGAATATTAGAATGTGACAAGAGAGCAAGTATTAGTCAGTATCGGTCTCATTTCCCTACAGTTGATTTTTCATTG ATTGAAAATGAAGATGATGTTTTGTGGAAATCAGATGAAAGAGAAAGCTACGACGAAATCCAAGCTAGGACAATTAAGTTCCTCAAATG GTTATGGGAGAGGAAAGAACAGAAGATAGCAGTGGTGAGCCATGGTATATTTTTGCAAAAAGCGATGATCGAACTTGTTAAGAATAACAATTTTTACCGCTTACCACTTCGAGGACATCCGATTAAATTAGAACGAAAAAATTGGTACCCTTTAATGGATGATGAGTATACACGCAGCCG CATGATGGAATCAGATGCGATGATCAGTAAGCAGCAATATTGTGGAAGAATTGGAAAAGAAATGCTCCAAATTAGGGATTCTAGCAACGACAAAATGGCAGTGGAGGAACTGGAAGTCACCATTTAA